In Verrucomicrobiales bacterium, the genomic stretch AGGTAGATCCGGAGTTCCTCTACGAGAATTTCGCCTTCGTTCGGGTGCGCTACACGGTGGACGGAACCTACGGTTTCGGGGGGAGTGAGAATCGGTGGCTCACCGATGCTCCGGACAGCGATTTGAACTTCAGCTGGCGGCTTCAACAACTGACCTCGATCCGCGTTCATCCGGATGGTGATTTTATTTCACTCACGGACGATCGGCTCAGCAACTATCCCTTCATTTACATCGTCGAGCCCGGCCGACTGCACTTTTCCGAAGCGGAGATCAGCGCCCTTCGAAAGTATTTGCTCAATGGTGGATTTCTTATGTTCGATGATTTTTGGGGGGAACGGGAATGGCGTCCGCTGAAGCTGGAGCTGGCCCGGCTATTTCCCGACCGGGAACCTCAGGAGCTTGCGGACGATCACCCGATCTTCAGCTGTGTGTTCCCTCTCAAAGAAAAGCCACAGGTGCCCAATGTACTGACCGGCATCCGGAGTGAGATGACGGGAATCACCTACGAGAAGGGCGCCGGTCCGCCTCACTACCGCGCT encodes the following:
- a CDS encoding DUF4159 domain-containing protein, which codes for MNHIDNWASRLTAILLACSTFSFCSRAQSPLDSGEPRNAREVASEGAQMPTWKVDPEFLYENFAFVRVRYTVDGTYGFGGSENRWLTDAPDSDLNFSWRLQQLTSIRVHPDGDFISLTDDRLSNYPFIYIVEPGRLHFSEAEISALRKYLLNGGFLMFDDFWGEREWRPLKLELARLFPDREPQELADDHPIFSCVFPLKEKPQVPNVLTGIRSEMTGITYEKGAGPPHYRAIFDDKGRMMVIICHNTDNGDGWEQEGVSEYYFKEFSEKKAYPLGINIIFYSMTH